The genomic window atcctggaaaaggacattggcaagctgtgaaatggattctacggtatcttcgaaaaaccgtagatgttggtttaatttttgaacaggatgaagcacttggtcagtttgtagttggatatgttgattccgactttgctggtgatttagataaacgtcgttcaactacggggtatctgtttactcttgcgaaagccccagtgagttggaagtctaccttacagtctacagtagctgtgtctactacagaggcagaatatatggcagttacagaagctgttaaggaggctatttggcttaatggattgttgaaagacttaggagttgttcaaagtcacataagtttatattgtgacagtcagagcgctattcatttagcgaaaaatcaagtctatcattcaagaaccaagcatatcgacgtaagatatcactttgtgcgggaagtctttgaaaaaggaaaaattctacttcagaagattccgacagcagataatcccgcagatatgatgaccaaggtggtaacaacaatcaagtttaatcattatttgaacttgattaacatcctgagaatttgagcaccttcaggtgtatggcactcgagagcgcatttgtaggcactacaaaagatagctttatcgaatttgaggagttgaaggaagtgtgtgaagatgtgattatcctaatcaaatcttcaaggtggagattgttaacattaatggaagacaattaataatggttgccattaacattaatgggagacaatcaataatgacaaccaccaactttggaaaagtggcaagggataatttttttttgtccttgagataatgggctatttattgtttggtccttaaacctcaactataaataggccttctaatttctcatttcaattcatcccaaccaatctttctctcttagttttctttttctcctatttgagaattcttaaggaattctatttgtttgtaatactttgaagatagtaaagttatcatctggtgttagtgcccgaggacgtaggtataatttaccgaacctcgttaaaactcttgtgttctttcttgtcctatttttctttcaatatttgagggtataatagtagtatttaattgtgctattaaattactatagaagggatattctgtctaaggaaagacttggtatttaagagatccatgtgatccacctctcttccctgggaattgaactttgtgtgattttttagtacaataatttacacgcttccgaccctattggaacaacaagaaTCGCGATATCAATAGTTTGTTGAGGATAGCTTTGGTGGAGAAAGAGGCAGTGGAGAAGAATTTGAATAAGCTAAAGGGGAACACTGAGCAAAAGAGAGTGGCACTGTTACATATTGCAGAGCGGGGGTTGCAAAGAGTCGGGTTCGGGTTTATGATGGGAAGTGGAAGCAATGAGCAAGCGACGGAGAGTTCAGGGGCCTTTACTACTAGTATAGGTAGTAAATCGAATGGCAGCGAATGTGAAGAGGAGGTTGTTAGCCTGGTACGTTTAGGTTTATTCTATCTTTAGTTTTGAACCAGATCATGTTTGATTCTTGTTTGCATTGACTCATTAGCTTCATACGGATGCTTCAATTATGCCATTCAATTGAGTACCTAGAATGCATATTGGTTAACTTAAGACCCTGAACTAGTTCCTTCTGTTGCTTGAATgcttaattttcatgtttgtCCAGACTTAAATGATGATGGCACACATTATTTACGGTAGAGCTTCATAATGCGGCTGAGAAGTTTATGCATGTGTACTATACATAGATAAATTTGCAACAAGAACAGTGTCTTACATCCTAACTCATCTTTAACAGGCCTCTACGGTGGAGAAGATAATGAAGAATTTAAGACTTGAAATTTCTCAATTACGAAGATCTTTGGAGGAATCTAGGTATTTCATTAACGTATTGCTTGTTgctattgcctttattttttaaagCTTTTGTGCATAACATATATTCAGATATGAGTATGGAGATATGATCCTTTGAATAGGGGAGAAAACTTAAATTGAGCATGCGTATTTAGGATGCATACTCGTACCAGCACTCACCCTAAATCGGGGTAACATAGAAATTGCACTTCCCCATGTATTTGGATTTGTTTACAATAGAGGCATGTTTTGATCGCAGTTTATAACTTTAAAGGATATAGTGTAGATAGAAGCTTGATCAATGTGCCTCTTGTGGAAAATGAAAGGATTATGAACCTATGCTCTTCTGTTCTACTGCTCAAAGGTTTGGAGTTATTGATTATTGTTGCTATGCCAGGTCTGACACCGAGCGACTACAGAGTCTTACAGAGAAACAAGCTCAAAAGCTTGAAGAAAACACACTGTACATTAAAGAATTGGAAAACAGAGAGATGGTTTTAGCTCAAAATGTTAGCATCTGTCTTTTTTCGGCATCTCTTGGAAGTGTTCTGTTCTTTTTATTCctaacctcttttttttttcttcctctgTTCTTAATtcctttactattattatttttattgaaattttcaaCTGTATAAGGTCGATGAACTCTTGATGgaaataaaagaaactgaagcaGAAGTTGCTAGATGGAGAGAAGCTTGTGAATTGGAAGTAGAAGCTGGAAAAAAAGAGGTTGAAGAACGTGAGAAACTGGTACGTACTTTATTCTGTCATCAGTATGAACCATTCTCGAGCTTGTTTGCTCTGTGAATGAATGATAATCTTTTACGTAGCCTGGAATTGGATGGGTCGGATACGGCATGTGTCAAGCATAGATATGGAGGATCAAATCCTCATGCGAGGTGCTTCGAGAAAAAACAAAGAATTGGAGTAGCATAGATAAACTCTTAAAATAACATTGGATTTAATTAGAGTTGATTGATGTAATAAAATCTTGGTAAAAACACCTCTCTCTCAatttttatgttgaataaattgatCCGTCTCAAAATATTTGgatcaatttaatatttgttaatttcgAAAATGAGCAACTAAAAACAATATGATTGTGTTAATGTTTtccatcaattgtacataatttgattggtataataataaatttagctcttgaAGTTTATATATTCTATGTAAATGTTGACAAAAATGTGTAAATATCacgggctaaatttgttaaatcaatattaaattgacaaaatatgtaaaatttgaaggctaaatttgttattataccaataaaaaatatgtattattGACAAAAAATTTAACATTGTGATTAATTATTCTTTgttgctcactttcgaaattACTCTAATATTTTTAGAGGGATTAATTTGCTCAATATCGAAATTGAGAGGGACCAGAAATACTTTTTACCCGTTTTAGTCCAATAAAGTCTGAAACCCAAGAGCATTGATGTTTCATTAGGTTGTTATTTTGAAGCAAGAATTGGACAAAACAAAAACAGCTTTAGAAATATCCAATGGCAAGTTAAAGTTGAAAGAAGAACTCGCAGCTGCAGCTATAGCTGCACAGGCAGCCGCAGAGCGATCTGTGTAGCTAGCCGACAGCAGAGCTGTCGGACTACGTGACCGGATTGAGGAGTTAACGAAACAATTAGAAGAAGCAGAGGGCAAAGAGAGGAGTCGACGTAAGGTGAGGCACATTTGTTGGCCTTGGGAAATCCTGAAAATGAATATTACAAATACTAGAGCTCAGAATGGTAAACGCATGCTACCAGAAATGCAGGCCTTTCTTCATCATAACAGGTAACTTATAGATTTGCCAAATAAACCATACTCTTATTTTGTCTTAAAGTTGCTTTTTTTTCTCatgtaaatcataatttaattataagttttattttttttcatatttaatcttGTTATCCAAGGGCAACAAATTTACttgaaaaaacaaacaaaacttATATTCACAAATGGGGGAGAGCATGAATCGGTTAAAACTGAGTTGGCTAATTGATCCAGTAAGTTGACTTCAATTTAAACAGTATAATGTTTAAATCAATTTATAGGGTGGTTTTATTTGACTATATGGACCAATTAtcgattattaaattttataatcaaGTGGATTGATTTAAtcgaattaatatttaatttttttaattattttaaatatatttatatttatatcattttaaataaatttgttaattGAACTAATTGATCTATCTGAACTGCTTAACAATGAAACCAACTAATGTTAATCAGTTGAATTAGATCAATTAGGTTGAAAAACCCTATCGGATTAACTGCACACCTATATATAAAGGCATCTAAAactcaaaaaagaaagaaagaagacaatattttaaatacaatttaatgaAAACAAACATCAAACTTCATGCCGGACAGTTTGTGTACAACATTTTCAAGTGAAAAAGCACACcgaaagaaaaattagaaaatatcagatattaaataaaaaaggaaagcaAAATAATACAATTTGGCAACTTCGAGTTGCCTGTTGAAATCGAACATACTTTCTCCTTGGGGATCCGATTCTTCAGTAATCCATCCCTGAAAGGTTAATTGTAAAGCTCTCCaatttcctttttcataattcCTTTGATCTGAATATGAAATACAAACAACCAATTCAAGCAAAACACAATTTTAGCACAAAACAAACACCCAAGGTATATATgtggaaatagaattaaaaaattaccTGCTTTGCCGAGAGTCCAATTTCCTTCAAATCATCAAGCTGTAAATACAATTTTAGTTATTAGTTGCTAAGTTCTTCATTCAGAAGGTAAAAAGACAAACCATAAACCAGCCAAACAACTGAACTAAAATTCTTGCTTACATCCTTAAAAGGTTCAGGTGATTCTTCACGTAGTTCAAGAATGTATGTAGCTCTCTTCTCTCCAATTCcctgaatgaaaaaaaaaatcgtatATTTAGTTTGCTTAGgtcaaaagcaaataaaaaactaGTATTGATAGTTACAATCTCACCTTTAATCTTTTCAAGTCTTCTCTGTTGATaaagcagaaaagaaaaaaaaattattagtttatTGAATTTCAAACAATAAATGTGAGATTAGATTTGAAAAACTTGAATTAGATTTTCGAAATATGCTGCCTGTTTACTaaggtattattttttttaggaTAAAGTAACATTTAGTCCCTGAATTTGGTAACTTTTCTCAACCTGGTCCCTAAACTTTTTTTATCATATTAGTCCTGGAACTTAgtaacttttctcaatttagtccctgaacttagATTCAAGGTTTGGTAACGTGGCACTCTGAGGAAAAAAAATTGgtgtttttttagattttatataaaattttcaagtgaTTATGTGGCACAATTTCAAAGTACCATCTCATCACATCTTAACGAAATCCAAGTTCAATGACAAAATTAGGAAAAGTTGCCAAGTTCCAAGATTAATGTGGACCAAAGAAAaaattagggatcaaattaagAAAAGTTATCAAGTTAAAGGACTAACTACTGCTTCATCCCTTTATGAAAGGGCAGAATTTAAATTAGAAATGATAAGAGCTTATGAAGTCCTAAAATTACTACTAAAAAACATATATACTTACTTGCTAGCTGTATTTAAGAATCTGAGATATTCATCAACAAGAGAATTCTGCAATagggaaaaaaaaattttaacagggAAGagtcaaataattaaatatagaaAAAGATTCTAATATGGTTTAGATCTGAAATCCACCTTCATTCGAGAACTACGAGCACTAAATGCCTTCCAAGAATTGCAACTGGTGTCCATAATTTCCGATTTGTCATTTATTAGTAACCTTGGCTCTGGAGTCTTTGGCTCCAAAGCTTCTGTTGAAACTTGACCTTCAAATGAAACATCAGTCTTTGGTGGTATTTCTACACATGACGGAGTTGAAGAATAAAGCAATTTCAGATTATTAGACAACTCTTGTAATCGTGCACTGATCGGTGGTGATGCTTCCTTGTTGACAAGTAAAAGGTTGTTCTCCTTATCTATGGTTTGATCTGCTTAAAAAAATGCCACAGATTATTAGCATGTCATCCTTATAGTTTTGAAAATCGGATCGGCAGTAGAACTGAACAGATCATTGGTTCCCGATTTAATCGGTTCAATTAATTGATccgataaattaattaaaaaattataaaaaatagagaaatccGATTCAACTGACTTTTTAACCCAATTCAATCAATTCCGAGTGAATCACTCAAAAACCAATTGAACCTTTTGCCCAAGCCGGTTGTTCGTCCAACCGGTCCAATTCCAACGACTTTACTACTGAAATGGATTTTTCATTTTGATATGCTATAATCTATATATACCTGCTTCAATAGAAAGTGCCTTTGCATTGCTATCAATATTTGGAGTGGCTTTATCATGATTATCATCCTCATCAGTCACAGTAACCTTGAGAatcaaataacaaattttaatagtAACTAATCTCCTTGAGTATATTTGAATAAGTGtttaaacacaatttaaatttaatcacCTTATCTAGTATCTTGGTTTCTTGTGTAGTAGCCTTAACTGCCATGTCACTTTCTTCTGCACTAAAAGCTTGCAAGGGGAAATGCTCctgaaaagaataaataaaaccaataagCATGGAAAAAAATATCATTGATATTGTAATCTAGTATCACATGTGTAATGTCATACCAGTTTGTTATTTCAGCGTATTACTCACAAAAAGGTCGATTAATGGATTTAATTGTTGCTATTTgtgtcaagactaaaattttgaaattcgaaGAATATATGAATTAAGAAATATTCAATTTGAGAACATGGAGTAAACCTATAACTTTACATATACTACAtgactaataacataatttaactaaACAGATTTAACAATTgggtcaaaactaaaatttcaaaattttaagagcACGaagactaaaattgaccaatgaCACAATTTAAGCAGAGTACAAGAACTAACGGCacaatttgaccattttaataTCTTCTTTGCAATCAATGATTATGTACAAGAAACAAGATTTGAACTTAGTAACACGTCTGAGTTTTAAAGTCTACAAAAGAGGTTTACCTGTGTATGAGATACTACTACTTCTGAAATACTAGAAGAGTCCTTTTCCTGCACAAAATGATGATAACTTTCCCAATCATAAAAAGATTCAGAAGCTGATTCACATTCTTAGATGCATATTTCTTTACACACCAGATAGAATGAATACAAAAAAATGTTACCTCTTTTTGTATAGCATGTTCAGTAATGGTCGAGACATTTTCTAATGGCAAGCTTTCCTACTTTCAGATATAGAAGTTTATCATTTAATGAACCTTAATTTCATCATATTCAATgtattattttcttaactttatAGAATAGCAAAACATTCCATTTTTTCATGCAAATTAAGTAAAAGAGATTCGAAGAAGCTAGAATCCTTTCTTAGGAAAACTGAATACCTTCTGAGATACCTTCTGAGATACCTTCTTAGGTTTGGTTGAATGGCATGCTTCATCAAAAAGTTTCCTtcaaattatgaaaagaaaaaaattatggaacCTTGAAATTACCAATATATAGAAAGAGCAACAACCATGACGAAAATATTATATATCTTGACGCAAGTAGGAGAGGTGTTATTAAGTACCTTCCTTTTAGAGCTGAAGCCTTAACATTGGCTTTATTTTCCAGAACTCGCACTCGATTTCCAATCGGTTTTGACGTAGTTGCAGAAACAGTCCCGGCTAAACGGCTCTTCCTTGAAGAAGAAACCACCATAGGTCTCACCATGCTTTTAGCTTTCTTTGTTGAATCGGGTATAGTCTTAGAGCTGCCTTTACAAGAACGAGAAGCTAAATTTGCCATGTACATGGAATCTTGGCAAAAGGATGGATTCTACACTCAAAGaagttaaaacaaaattaatgtgaattgcaaacaaaatttgggaaaaataaaaaaagttgtaaaataaatctGGAACTGAAAATCTCACCAAGCAAGTGatcatcaaaatcttgtttgtCCCTCCCAACGAATCACGCAAAATTCGAGTTAGCTTACTTTCGCGATAAGGTACATACCTTTCATTGGCATTTAAAGCATACACAACATTGTGTAAGGCATATATggacttatttattttattattctccAAGAGATTATCACTACCAGTGCTTTTCCTTTTGGCATCCTCATAACCTggtaaatgcaaaaaaaaaaaaaaccagctAGAGGATGAACATGGCTAATTTTTA from Gossypium hirsutum isolate 1008001.06 chromosome D12, Gossypium_hirsutum_v2.1, whole genome shotgun sequence includes these protein-coding regions:
- the LOC107947310 gene encoding LOW QUALITY PROTEIN: uncharacterized protein At3g49055 (The sequence of the model RefSeq protein was modified relative to this genomic sequence to represent the inferred CDS: substituted 1 base at 1 genomic stop codon), with protein sequence MEASADPSSEISIDDADSSTVSPISDHDLFAQLESLRHDYHALRSKSSSMEESLRLLQQQRGEAIAQTAALTEKVHESSVERDFLRRQVEEFEVILRENEEGFAKKIDEESKAKVELEEKLEFYRGKVEELESETKVRNELFEKSLDSICSVKESLVEIIEILNDEKEVTENVDGKSEKMELEDEELWNFAREVGTVLKLAREANSKAYEFKEARKKEKRELEGSVVSLTEENRDINSLLRIALVEKEAVEKNLNKLKGNTEQKRVALLHIAERGLQRVGFGFMMGSGSNEQATESSGAFTTSIGSKSNGSECEEEVVSLASTVEKIMKNLRLEISQLRRSLEESRSDTERLQSLTEKQAQKLEENTLYIKELENREMVLAQNVDELLMEIKETEAEVARWREACELEVEAGKKEVEEREKLVVILKQELDKTKTALEISNGKLKLKEELAAAAIAAQAAAERSVXLADSRAVGLRDRIEELTKQLEEAEGKERSRRKVRHICWPWEILKMNITNTRAQNGKRMLPEMQAFLHHNR
- the LOC121224390 gene encoding kinesin-like protein KIN-10C isoform X8; translation: MGRNRGRKARVIAKIKGFTDLEPESVNEASGKWISVHRPKGDDSETVAVSFGDESTSSRKGSYELDYCYDRSEGNDLIFSKEVKPLIEDVFNGYNATVVAYGARGSGKTFTIQGSEGKPGLAVLAMAEIISIAEESSKLIAVSCYEILKDHAYDHLAPDRHEVSILEDDAHGKIQLKGLSQVPVKSIEEFQKLYLSNQNSHKQSQKIIAEPHHRSHKGLIIHVFRGNESNALPFGKMNFVDLAGYEDAKRKSTGSDNLLENNKINKSIYALHNVVYALNANERYVPYRESKLTRILRDSLGGTNKILMITCLNPSFCQDSMYMANLASRSCKGSSKTIPDSTKKAKSMVRPMVVSSSRKSRLAGTVSATTSKPIGNRVRVLENKANVKASALKGRKLFDEACHSTKPKKVSQKEKDSSSISEVVVSHTQEHFPLQAFSAEESDMAVKATTQETKILDKVTVTDEDDNHDKATPNIDSNAKALSIEAADQTIDKENNLLLVNKEASPPISARLQELSNNLKLLYSSTPSCVEIPPKTDVSFEGQVSTEALEPKTPEPRLLINDKSEIMDTSCNSWKAFSARSSRMKNSLVDEYLRFLNTASKEDLKRLKGIGEKRATYILELREESPEPFKDLDDLKEIGLSAKQIKGIMKKEIGELYN
- the LOC121224390 gene encoding kinesin-like protein KIN-10C isoform X4 → MGRNRGRKARVIAKIKGFTDLEPESVNEASGKWISVHRPKGDDSETVAVSFGDESTSSRKGSYELDYCYDRSEGNDLIFSKEVKPLIEDVFNGYNATVVAYGARGSGKTFTIQGSEGKPGLAVLAMAEIISIAEESSKLIAVSCYEILKDHAYDHLAPDRHEVSILEDDAHGKIQLKGLSQVPVKSIEEFQKLYLSNQNSHKQSQKIIAEPHHRSHKGLIIHVFRGNESNALPFGKMNFVDLAGYEDAKRKSTGSDNLLENNKINKSIYALHNVVYALNANERYVPYRESKLTRILRDSLGGTNKILMITCLNPSFCQDSMYMANLASRSCKGSSKTIPDSTKKAKSMVRPMVVSSSRKSRLAGTVSATTSKPIGNRVRVLENKANVKASALKGRKLFDEACHSTKPKKVSQKVSQKEKDSSSISEVVVSHTQEHFPLQAFSAEESDMAVKATTQETKILDKVTVTDEDDNHDKATPNIDSNAKALSIEAADQTIDKENNLLLVNKEASPPISARLQELSNNLKLLYSSTPSCVEIPPKTDVSFEGQVSTEALEPKTPEPRLLINDKSEIMDTSCNSWKAFSARSSRMKNSLVDEYLRFLNTASKEDLKRLKGIGEKRATYILELREESPEPFKDLDDLKEIGLSAKQIKGIMKKEIGELYN
- the LOC121224390 gene encoding kinesin-like protein KIN-10C isoform X1 — protein: MGRNRGRKARVIAKIKGFTDLEPESVNEASGKWISVHRPKGDDSETVAVSFGDESTSSRKGSYELDYCYDRSEGNDLIFSKEVKPLIEDVFNGYNATVVAYGARGSGKTFTIQGSEGKPGLAVLAMAEIISIAEESSKLIAVSCYEILKDHAYDHLAPDRHEVSILEDDAHGKIQLKGLSQVPVKSIEEFQKLYLSNQNSHKQSQKIIAEPHHRSHKGLIIHVFRGNESNALPFGKMNFVDLAGYEDAKRKSTGSDNLLENNKINKSIYALHNVVYALNANERYVPYRESKLTRILRDSLGGTNKILMITCLNPSFCQDSMYMANLASRSCKGSSKTIPDSTKKAKSMVRPMVVSSSRKSRLAGTVSATTSKPIGNRVRVLENKANVKASALKGRKLFDEACHSTKPKKVSQKESLPLENVSTITEHAIQKEEKDSSSISEVVVSHTQEHFPLQAFSAEESDMAVKATTQETKILDKVTVTDEDDNHDKATPNIDSNAKALSIEAADQTIDKENNLLLVNKEASPPISARLQELSNNLKLLYSSTPSCVEIPPKTDVSFEGQVSTEALEPKTPEPRLLINDKSEIMDTSCNSWKAFSARSSRMKNSLVDEYLRFLNTASKEDLKRLKGIGEKRATYILELREESPEPFKDLDDLKEIGLSAKQIKGIMKKEIGELYN
- the LOC121224390 gene encoding kinesin-like protein KIN-10C isoform X3, with product MGRNRGRKARVIAKIKGFTDLEPESVNEASGKWISVHRPKGDDSETVAVSFGDESTSRKGSYELDYCYDRSEGNDLIFSKEVKPLIEDVFNGYNATVVAYGARGSGKTFTIQGSEGKPGLAVLAMAEIISIAEESSKLIAVSCYEILKDHAYDHLAPDRHEVSILEDDAHGKIQLKGLSQVPVKSIEEFQKLYLSNQNSHKQSQKIIAEPHHRSHKGLIIHVFRGNESNALPFGKMNFVDLAGYEDAKRKSTGSDNLLENNKINKSIYALHNVVYALNANERYVPYRESKLTRILRDSLGGTNKILMITCLNPSFCQDSMYMANLASRSCKGSSKTIPDSTKKAKSMVRPMVVSSSRKSRLAGTVSATTSKPIGNRVRVLENKANVKASALKGRKLFDEACHSTKPKKVSQKESLPLENVSTITEHAIQKEEKDSSSISEVVVSHTQEHFPLQAFSAEESDMAVKATTQETKILDKVTVTDEDDNHDKATPNIDSNAKALSIEAADQTIDKENNLLLVNKEASPPISARLQELSNNLKLLYSSTPSCVEIPPKTDVSFEGQVSTEALEPKTPEPRLLINDKSEIMDTSCNSWKAFSARSSRMKNSLVDEYLRFLNTASKEDLKRLKGIGEKRATYILELREESPEPFKDLDDLKEIGLSAKQIKGIMKKEIGELYN
- the LOC121224390 gene encoding kinesin-like protein KIN-10C isoform X5, whose protein sequence is MGRNRGRKARVIAKIKGFTDLEPESVNEASGKWISVHRPKGDDSETVAVSFGDESTSRKGSYELDYCYDRSEGNDLIFSKEVKPLIEDVFNGYNATVVAYGARGSGKTFTIQGSEGKPGLAVLAMAEIISIAEESSKLIAVSCYEILKDHAYDHLAPDRHEVSILEDDAHGKIQLKGLSQVPVKSIEEFQKLYLSNQNSHKQSQKIIAEPHHRSHKGLIIHVFRGNESNALPFGKMNFVDLAGYEDAKRKSTGSDNLLENNKINKSIYALHNVVYALNANERYVPYRESKLTRILRDSLGGTNKILMITCLNPSFCQDSMYMANLASRSCKGSSKTIPDSTKKAKSMVRPMVVSSSRKSRLAGTVSATTSKPIGNRVRVLENKANVKASALKGRKLFDEACHSTKPKKVSQKVSQKEKDSSSISEVVVSHTQEHFPLQAFSAEESDMAVKATTQETKILDKVTVTDEDDNHDKATPNIDSNAKALSIEAADQTIDKENNLLLVNKEASPPISARLQELSNNLKLLYSSTPSCVEIPPKTDVSFEGQVSTEALEPKTPEPRLLINDKSEIMDTSCNSWKAFSARSSRMKNSLVDEYLRFLNTASKEDLKRLKGIGEKRATYILELREESPEPFKDLDDLKEIGLSAKQIKGIMKKEIGELYN
- the LOC121224390 gene encoding kinesin-like protein KIN-10C isoform X6, translating into MGRNRGRKARVIAKIKGFTDLEPESVNEASGKWISVHRPKGDDSETVAVSFGDESTSSRKGSYELDYCYDRSEGNDLIFSKEVKPLIEDVFNGYNATVVAYGARGSGKTFTIQGSEGKPGLAVLAMAEIISIAEESSKLIAVSCYEILKDHAYDHLAPDRHEVSILEDDAHGKIQLKGLSQVPVKSIEEFQKLYLSNQNSHKQSQKIIAEPHHRSHKGLIIHVFRGNESNALPFGKMNFVDLAGYEDAKRKSTGSDNLLENNKINKSIYALHNVVYALNANERYVPYRESKLTRILRDSLGGTNKILMITCLNPSFCQDSMYMANLASRSCKGSSKTIPDSTKKAKSMVRPMVVSSSRKSRLAGTVSATTSKPIGNRVRVLENKANVKASALKGRKLFDEACHSTKPKKVSQKVSQKEKDSSSISEVVVSHTQEHFPLQAFSAEESDMAVKATTQETKILDKVTVTDEDDNHDKATPNIDSNAKALSIEADQTIDKENNLLLVNKEASPPISARLQELSNNLKLLYSSTPSCVEIPPKTDVSFEGQVSTEALEPKTPEPRLLINDKSEIMDTSCNSWKAFSARSSRMKNSLVDEYLRFLNTASKEDLKRLKGIGEKRATYILELREESPEPFKDLDDLKEIGLSAKQIKGIMKKEIGELYN
- the LOC121224390 gene encoding kinesin-like protein KIN-10C isoform X7, yielding MGRNRGRKARVIAKIKGFTDLEPESVNEASGKWISVHRPKGDDSETVAVSFGDESTSRKGSYELDYCYDRSEGNDLIFSKEVKPLIEDVFNGYNATVVAYGARGSGKTFTIQGSEGKPGLAVLAMAEIISIAEESSKLIAVSCYEILKDHAYDHLAPDRHEVSILEDDAHGKIQLKGLSQVPVKSIEEFQKLYLSNQNSHKQSQKIIAEPHHRSHKGLIIHVFRGNESNALPFGKMNFVDLAGYEDAKRKSTGSDNLLENNKINKSIYALHNVVYALNANERYVPYRESKLTRILRDSLGGTNKILMITCLNPSFCQDSMYMANLASRSCKGSSKTIPDSTKKAKSMVRPMVVSSSRKSRLAGTVSATTSKPIGNRVRVLENKANVKASALKGRKLFDEACHSTKPKKVSQKVSQKEKDSSSISEVVVSHTQEHFPLQAFSAEESDMAVKATTQETKILDKVTVTDEDDNHDKATPNIDSNAKALSIEADQTIDKENNLLLVNKEASPPISARLQELSNNLKLLYSSTPSCVEIPPKTDVSFEGQVSTEALEPKTPEPRLLINDKSEIMDTSCNSWKAFSARSSRMKNSLVDEYLRFLNTASKEDLKRLKGIGEKRATYILELREESPEPFKDLDDLKEIGLSAKQIKGIMKKEIGELYN
- the LOC121224390 gene encoding kinesin-like protein KIN-10C isoform X2: MGRNRGRKARVIAKIKGFTDLEPESVNEASGKWISVHRPKGDDSETVAVSFGDESTSSRKGSYELDYCYDRSEGNDLIFSKEVKPLIEDVFNGYNATVVAYGARGSGKTFTIQGSEGKPGLAVLAMAEIISIAEESSKLIAVSCYEILKDHAYDHLAPDRHEVSILEDDAHGKIQLKGLSQVPVKSIEEFQKLYLSNQNSHKQSQKIIAEPHHRSHKGLIIHVFRGNESNALPFGKMNFVDLAGYEDAKRKSTGSDNLLENNKINKSIYALHNVVYALNANERYVPYRESKLTRILRDSLGGTNKILMITCLNPSFCQDSMYMANLASRSCKGSSKTIPDSTKKAKSMVRPMVVSSSRKSRLAGTVSATTSKPIGNRVRVLENKANVKASALKGRKLFDEACHSTKPKKVSQKESLPLENVSTITEHAIQKEEKDSSSISEVVVSHTQEHFPLQAFSAEESDMAVKATTQETKILDKVTVTDEDDNHDKATPNIDSNAKALSIEADQTIDKENNLLLVNKEASPPISARLQELSNNLKLLYSSTPSCVEIPPKTDVSFEGQVSTEALEPKTPEPRLLINDKSEIMDTSCNSWKAFSARSSRMKNSLVDEYLRFLNTASKEDLKRLKGIGEKRATYILELREESPEPFKDLDDLKEIGLSAKQIKGIMKKEIGELYN